The genomic region AAAACAGCATCTTGGTGAGGACTGACATGAGGATGGCATGAAAACAGGCAGCccatagaaataaaaaatactatgAATTTCCCCATCCATCCTTTATTAGGCCTCTCTTATACTGGAACTTGTCCAGCACTTCAGTAATTATTACtcctgtgtttaattttttcccctgctttatCTTGTCCCTATTGTGAAAAGACTCCGGAGACCTGAGTCTCTTTTGAAGAAGCAGAGTCTAAGATCTCTGTATTGCAAAAATTCATGTTTCTGACACATTCAAACCATAGAtatttttctgtggaatttCACAGCCTATTAAGAATGAAGGCTGGGTTTTCCATCTTGAAAAGTGAAGCTTCATTTTGGTGCATAAACCAACgtagaaaaggaaagaacagtTTGCAGCCTTAGAATAGTTCCCTTGGTAGAAGGACCCACTACAGCTGTAAAATCCTGTGCTGCACAGGGACCTTTAGACTTGGTGTTGAGCCTagcaagaggaagaaagcacaaagctttttgacattttcagTGTATTCCTGACAAATCACCTTCACTCTGCTTTTTCGCCTTTGAGGGCTTTATAGGTCCCTCAGACACGGatttcacagatgaaaaaaccacaaacaccCCCAGCAAACAGCATACAataggggaggaggggaaggggaaaagaaatgttgcctggagctctgcagaggacCGGCCGACAGAATCCTGCAGGTGGTGATGCTCTTATCCTTCTCCCTCTCACTGCAGCGAGCAGGATGAATGATTTATTTGCCCGAATCAGTCTGAAGGCCTTGGGAAGAGATGTGAAAGGAAGCCATAGATCTTGAGAAGAGGTAAGAGGGAAATTATAAAGTTTGAGAAAAACAAGCTCCTTGACAGGCCCATGTTGGATACTGTTAATTAGGAGAGAGATTAGGGGGAAACACCCGGACAAAAACTTCTAATTCAGATGACACAGCTGAGGGCACACTACAAGGGAGGTGACCACTTAATGGAATTTTCCAGGCCAAGTCAGGACGAGCAATGATTAGCTAGTAGCTGTGTCACAGCCAGAAATGGATAACATTAAACAAAGAGAGACTCTTTGTCCTTCTCCTAGGATAggaccaccaccaccaccatctcattcttctcctcctctgccatgAGACCAACAGGATGCTGCTGGATCCTTGGGTGGTgactttcctctcctttctctctctctcgcTTTCTTTCTCACTCTGTCCACCTTTAGtatcccttcctttcttctcttttctctctctctagaTTAGGCTAGCAACTATAGTTTTAATGCCTACCAGTTCTGTCTGTATTCAATAAAATTGTGTAGTTGCACCCAAAACTGTGTTATCTTTACTTTGTCCTTGCGGGATCCAACAAGAATCTCCACTTTCCCAACCTTTGGAATGTgagaggggctgcagccttCTGTGCCAGCAGGTCTGGTCAGGAGCCCAGGTCAGCCTTTGCCTTGAAGGGGTTGTTTTGGACAGTCCCAAGGAGTGTGATATGACCAAGGAGAACCAAGCCCCTTAGCTGGGGCTAAGGTCCTGCGCTGCCAATGCTGGCATCTAAGACTGTCCCTTGAGCAGAGGACTTCTCTCCTCAAAGTGGTCTTTTGACCACAGTCATTTTGAAAGAAGTTATGGAAAACCCACCACCTCCAAATGAGGCCAAAGTagatgaaaacattaaaaagggacagggaaaacaCTTCCACACCTCCTTCCCTAGAGAACAATTGGGCAAACACTGTATGTGGTGAAAGGGAGGGTTTAAGCATGTGACCAAAATCCCATTTTATCAGACAGAGCAAAGTGTAGGAAAAGGTTAAGATTATTATTCAAGCCTGAACACTGAGTTTTATTGCAAGTCATTTTTTATATGAAAGACATGAAGCTGAGCTGTGAGCCCACAAGGCTCCCAGCCTCATGGCACTGCACAAgtctcctgcagagcagcattttttgCATGAACCCTGATGGGAATGAGACAATGCACACATagtgtacacacacacagtgtgTCCTGCCAAGTTACAGCTCTCCCAAGGCTACCAATCACACCTGACCACTTCCAAAGCAGAGATCCTCTACCCAACTGTGTAAGGAAGAAATAAGCTCTCctgatttctctctccctgcatCCTTCCTATGCCACTGGCTCCAAaattacagaggaaaacagaacacAGGGGGTGGCCCTCCAACTTCAAATATCCATCTGAGTATCTTCTGTTCAATAGTCCCTCCAGGATGTTCAGGTTAAGCAAAGATGCTCCATCTGTGGTCCTCAAGAGAAAGATGGTTATGTGGAAAACCCACAAAAAGTACCTTTACAACACACCTGCCCAAGAAGGAAGACAGCAATTTCTCAGGCTcagcttcattttcattatCTTGGCAATGCAAGCCCTGTGATTTATGAATGGGAATCCATATTTCCTAAGCTTCTAGACCAATTTGgctttttccaggcagaaattAGACTGAGATTCTGTCATCATGCAGTACCAGAGGGTGGAGGCAGGAAAAGTATCTTGCTGTGGTCTATAATCAATTGGAGGCCCTGCTTAGCACcaaattaatagaaattaaaagGGTCCCAAATTATGAGGGTCCTCTCTCTGCTTGAGCCTCAGATGAAAACTAAGAGTCAgacaattaaaacaaatttaatctttcttgaataaaatattctgtggtGGTAGTAGTtagtggtggtggtgctgtgagttCCCTTTTCCCAAGCCATTCAGCAATCATCTATCTGACCACAATTAAAATCTCTGGGTTTTCTCACAGGTCTGGAGTAGGGATTGGAaacccttcctcccctcctgaGAGAGAGCTCTGAGCCAGTATCTCCACTGAAGCAGGAGGCATTGCACTCCATGTGAAACACCTGTATCTTCACCTTTACATTTTGTGTAGGTGATGGGAAGAGTTGGTTTCCATCTTCTGCTCCAAGCACTGGATATTCTTCAAAGCTTAAATAGTTAATGGGCTGCTTTCAGCTCTAGCAAGAGTTGAAGGTACAAATCATATGCCTAGAAAATAGATAACGAGCATCTATtatacatggaagaaaaatgtattagaGCAGTAGCATTCTTTTGAAAAGTTTGTCATTACCTTATGTATCTGCAATGATGCCAATCATTTGGACTTTTAAACTTCAAAGaatcagtctttttttaagTGAAGGAGAAGGTGGTATGGCATCTCCTTTTTATGTAGATTAGTATTTGTGAATAGTGCCTCTGAGATATCCAGTATAAACAGAGTGCTAggttccattttatttctttctgatattcctGAGAGGCTGGGTCATTGTCATGTAAGAGCTCTGGGCTTCTATCTGCTTAATTAATTCCGTCCTGAAAAGACACTGTATAAACCTGAACTACAGGCTGAATTTTCCCTTAGAGAAAGTCCTCACCAGTATCTCCATTTTAATTCTCTCCTGATTCATTAATCTGGTTCTCTACTGTATGTTGTGACCCAGCTACCATAGGAGGGATGTAAATAATCATACAGAACTTCTTTGTGGTGGGATACTACCTTGAGGAACGGGAATAATGATTCAAACCACCTCCAACCAAGGAAAGCCCACAAACCAGTTCCCCTATTTCAGAATACATGTGCTatgctggaggctgctggacTGTCtgtcttgctttctctccttccttccctagCTCAGTCACACCACCCCTCAATATGATGTTCAACCCAAGAAGTGCCCTCAGCACGTTGAATCCCAAACCAGTAAAGGAATTACTGCTATATAGGGTCATTCAGACTCAACCTTACACATTGAGTTTCCTGTTCATGAGCTCAGGGCAGAGCATCAAATCTTCCTGGAAAGACTAACCTTGTGCAGTCATCCGAGAGGTGGGAATGCCAGCAGAGTCAGTTACTTCTCTTTAAAGAGCTTGGAGATCATCTTAAGCCTCTGGATACCTGATCTCTGCCCCTTCTATTTATGCATTAACATTCTTCTGCCAGGCTCCTTCTGGAGTATATGAACCTACCTCATATCGTGCAACCAGAAGGAGGTaatatttcagctttcattttcatggTGACTTTCCTGCTAGTGTCAAAATAAGGTCAAAAGACTTCACAGAGATATAGGAACCACGTGTTTCACCAACTGGAACTGATTCCCCACTGAAATTTAATGATAATCTGCTTAGCTTTCAGTGCTTAGccaatgtttttattaattggAAGATGCACCAAGGATATCATTGCCCTCTGGATTTTCTTACTGCAAGGGTAAAGAATGAATACCTGATGTTGAAGAAATTTCAACTAGCATTCTTCCAAGTAGAAcatgctgaaaacattttctgatcAAGGAGAGTTGCATTTGCTATTTCTGGCATTTCCTCATTACCTAAGCATATTCTAAAGTATAAAACCAAATTGAACTTAATGCTTATATAAAgatttgcctttatttttcaaagctaaGTAAAGGATATGGTGTTGAGGTAGGCTACCTTTACCTTTCAAATAGAAGTTAATATAAAAGTTGTCAAAAAATTCCTCCAgttaaatcacagaatcacacagaatcaaagaatccttacagctggaaaagagctCTATGATAACAGATTTGTACTgtcaaccaaaaaaaaaaaaaaaaccaccatacCCACTAGGGCATGTCCTGAGTGCCAtgtctatattttttttttttaatatctccagggatggtgactccaccacctccctccgCAGCCCATttcagtgcctgactactctttcagtaaagaaattctccctaaaatctAGTCTAAACCTTTTCTGGTGCAAATTCAGTCCATGTCCTCTAGTCCTATTGTGACTTATTTGTTAGAAAAGGCCAATCAAATATGGTCAGGGATCACTTTAAAATTTGTGTGGTAATTTGAATCAGCATCAATTTGTGCTGAAACTGCTCTGTGGAAATCCCTTGTTTTCAGTTGCTTATTTCTTTAACCAGATATCACCACTTAGAAGGGATAAGATGCATTCTGGTAATCTGCTATATTGCAGTTGTTTGTAGCATGTCtataaaaaataccaaaacctgTGAGAATGTAATAAAGATTGGTATTTTAGATTTAGGGAATTGTATGAGAAATGTTTCCAGGAAAAGATATAGGCAGAAGGTAGTCAGTGGAACAAATGAGATTCCCAGGATGGAGACTAAAAGGTATGTCAGAAAGATAGGGGCTAAAAGGGATACAGAAAGGGATAAATGTGAATAACTGAGAAAGATGAGGAACCCAAGAAGTGTCCTGGAAGCAGACTGTGGATGGACAAAGCAACTGGAAATGGTTGTGGGCAGAGGTTAACTTCTTAGCTACTTCAGGGTGACAGTCTTAGGAAAATATGAGAGGACTGGACAGGAAAAGAAGCTGCAAGCAGGACAAGGCTTCCAAGGACTGCAGGTAGGTCTGGAGAGGGAATCTGAGGCAGATACAGGAAAATGGGACAGAGCCCAAACAGAGTGATGAAATGTTACCACACACTTTTAACATGGCACACAGCACAAGCTCTGTCATTTATCACCTCTTAGCTCTGCAAATGTCCATGAAACGCAAACGTAGGCTTCCAGTTCCCCTTCCACTGCCACATGGCATGGATGTTTAAAGtctcctgctgctgtcacagcctTTCCCCATTTTTGCAAAAGTTGGAAGATCTTAAGAAGCaatgggaggaagaaagggatgACTGTCTTTAGGTTTGCCCTTGGAATACTAGGCCTTTTTGTGCCTCTTCATTCATATGGGATGTTAACCAGGCCATCAAACTATGCTGCAGGCATCTGTGGAAGCTGTGATGGAGGCTTGGAAATCTCACTGGTGGGAGCTACTCCTGAAGTTGAGGAGAGCTGTGCTCTGAGCACCAAGAGCCATGTGGCACTAGGTACTCTGAAATGGCACTGCAGATCAGGTTACACAGCAAACATACAGAGTGTGCACACTTCTGTGGAAGCTTCCAGAACCTCAGCTGTGTCTGTGAGGACAAACTGGGTTTCTCAGCATTGCAGCATCACGTGCTCTTCCAGCAGTTGTCTCTCCGTAGACAGGTGTATGTCAGCGTACTTAATCAGGCAGGGTTTTTTCTGATTAACTTTCCCGTTctcttctggtttatttttgagTGCAGATTTTATTGGTTTGCCCACTTTCACCTGCATTTACACACTTTGGGTCTGCCCTTTTACTTCCATGGCATGACTGACTTTAATTTCCAGCTTCGGCGGGTACAAAgtttcctctgctcttcagtACTTAGACCTAATCAGTCATGATTTAACCCAGAACACGGGGTGCGGTGGCAGCCCTGGTGGCACTCGGGGCTGCCTGAAGGCGAGCcgccttttccttctccttgcgTCCACTCGAACTACATCTCCCGTCAGGCTTCGCGCCGCCCCGCAGAGCTTCGAAAGGGGGTGGCCGCGCGTTGCACCACGGGAGTTGTAGTCCCTTGCTTCGTATTTCCCTCCCTGGCCGCGCTCAGGAAGTGACTCAGCGGCCCCGGCGTGACAGATGCGCGTTCATTTCCGGGAGACGGCGCTCATGGAGGTTTCGGAGCAGCGAAGCGTCTGAGGGGGTTCGGGGCCAGCACCATGTTCGGCTGCCTGGTGGCGGGCAGGCTGGTGAGCGCTGCCCGGGCCGCGGGCGGGGCCCTCAACCCGCTTGGGGCTGGGGTGGAGCTGCCACAGGGCCGGCCCGCGGTGCTCGCCCTTCCCCTGTCCGGGCTCCTCCCGGGGCTGGCCCCCGGCAGAGGGGACATCGCTGTCCCCGTCGCGCCTGCCCGGGGCCTCGGCTGGctcctgcccctcagccccAGAGGCAGCTGCACTGTAGAGCCGCGTGGCCGGGAGGCAGTCACCGCCCCCTCTGTTACCGGAGGGGTTTGAGCTCCTCAGAGACAAGCTGGGAgctaaaaataagattttgaaGGCTAGACTATGCGTTTGCTGCAAGGATTTGACATTTCGGGTAAAGAGGAGGGTGTCTTCTGCTCTGGCGTTTAGCCATCCTTCTTCTGCTGCCTGTCTCAAGGTCTATTGTATTTCCTATGTGAACAGGTTTCCATGATCCTGGGGTTGTGCCAGCCAGGTGGTCAACAGCCACTGCTTATAGACTTGGCAACCTCTTCTGCACCCTATTTTCCTCCGCACATGGGGAGCGAAGGTATTCTGATCCTGTAGTCCCGGGTGGGATATACGTTCAGTGCAGGTAGAACAAGACTCTTGTGCcttttcagtaatattttttgcAGTTGTTCTTCTGCTGTGTTTGATCTTTTATCTGGCTGTTTGGTATTTAGGTTAGTACGTTCCTCACTTTTTTGTTATGTTCCACTTTAGGTGTATTTCTGTAAAAGGAAATTCACAGTTACAGCCCGAGATGAAAAGCATAGTAATACTAATACAGATTTTGTTCTCTTTAGGTACAAGCAGCTCCTCAACAAGTGGCTGAAGACAAATTTGTATTTGATATACCGGACTATGAAAACATCAACCATATAGTGGTCTTCATGCTGGGAACGATACCATTTCCAGAAGGGATGGGAGGATCTGTCTATTTTTGTTATCCGGACCCAAGTGGGATGGCAgtgtggcagctgctggggtttgTCACGAACGAGAAGCCAAGTGCCATCTTCAAAATCTCTGGTCTGAAATCTGGTAAGAGTGGGAAAATGTAGCAGTCAGTGAAACAGCTGTGTTCCTGCATGTATAAGGGTATAAATGGTTGAAGGGGGTTTTGAACGAAAACCCCCTTGAAAAGGCAGTCAGACCTTTGTGTGTTCCAGCACAGAGAACCTGAGAAAGAATGTCCTTGTCACTTCCATAGCATGTTTTTTAGGCGTTTGTCTGCAACgttttcttttcagcttccaCTGTCAGTGGTTGTATTCTGTGTCGGGACAGGTTTTGCAGTGAGCCAAGTTTGACGGGGTACGTTCAGGCAGTAAATCAAGTCTGACGCAGTGATTTCAGGCAGACGCTGCCTGTGCAGGTGCGGTTGCACTATACAATTCTCCAGCAGAGGGTGTCGTCACTGGAAAGCATCTTCCCAAGCCTCCTAGTATTTTTGAAGTAGACCTGAATCGGAGAAGTCTGACGCATACGGGAGTCGGAAAACGCTGGCACTACATGAAgtagttgtgggtttttttccctaagtgtTTAGCGGGGTTTCCATGCATATAAAAATGATGAAGCACTACAATGGCACACTTTTGTCATGTTAAAGAATCTAATATGTCAGTCAAGCAGCTTACAGTGTTATGGTGATAAACTATACCATGTCCCTTATAGGCTGCAGACTACACTGAACTTGAATCTCTGTTTAGGTAAGCCTTGAGGTAGCTGTGATAAACTGGATAAACTGTATTCATTCATAACATGGGATGCTTCCCTTTGAATCAGCCCTGGATGGTAGTGTGACATGAGATGAAGACTCTCCAGGTGCAGAGCAAAATGAATTCTGATTGTATCCTGAAAAATTTGGGCTTTCTTCAGAAGAAGGAACAGCCACAGAAAGGAGTTTTGGGGAAGGGGCTTTTTATATTCCAAGAGTTTTGGGGAAGGGGCTTTTTATATTCCAGGAGTTCTGGGGAAGGAGACTGGTATATTCCAAGAGTTCTGGGGAAGGGGATTTGTATATTCCAAAGCTATGGTTAATGACACAGGGAAATGTATCGACGCTTCAGCCTCCAGCTTTTGTTGTGGTGCCTCAGAGGCACCTTGTGAGAGAGAGAGGTGCATCACAAGGCAGAGACCTTGTGAGGTCTGCTGTGCTGTATATGCTTTCAGATAGCTTTGTATGAAAACActtttccaaatgctttttgCACGATTTGCCATAGTTCCCAAGTAAGAGCTGCTCTTGAGGAAGAACCCTGTTGAGGGGGTTGAATGCCTTTGCAGTGCTGTGAGGCAGTGGTGTGCTTGATCTGAGCAGCACAGACCTGCAGTATTCCTGTTGCTGCCTCTCTGGCTGTCAGGTCAGTAACCATGCAGCCATAgttatatacataaatatacatAACCAGTTCTGTGATGGAGAAGACTGTGAGGCTGTTGAAAGGGGGAGACCAGACAAGTATTGCAGAGAGCTGGCACCCAGGGAGACATGGAAGTTGCAGAGGTATTTCTAACTCTGTAAGTGCAGGCTGATGTAAGGATGTGGAGGACAGATTTGGAGAATTAACAAAGTTGATGGAGGCTTTGCAAACCCTGATATAATAAAAAGAAGCTCCCTGGTTTGAATGAGTGAATCAAACAACTGTGCAGGGGTGCTGCATGTTTCCTGCTCATCTGCGATTGTTCCAGTGTGAATGAAAGAGTTGGTTCTTACACAGGTTCTGCTGTCTCTTACTCACAGATCTTATCTCCCAATGAATCCATTTATTTCATAGGGAGCTTTAAAATgagagtttttgttttgttttttagaagtTTCCTTAAGACCTGTCGCTCTCTTTCATCTGTTGTCTGTACTTGTGCCTGAGCTTGAACTGcatgattttttctttatttctgggGTAGGGAGTTGCTGAATACCTTCTACAGAGGAAACACGGTGATTTAAGTGTCACAGGCTTTATATGTGTGCTAAATCTAACGTGTGCTGTTTGTGGCCCTTTCAGGGAAGGGAAGTCAACATCCCTTTGGTGCCATGAACCTCCCTCAGACGCCATCCGTGGCCCAGATTGGAATATCAGTGGAACTGTTGGAGAACCTGGCCCAGCAGACTCCTGTTGCAAGTGCTGCTGTGTCATCAGTAGACTCATTCACAGAGGTAGCTTGCAcattctgttttcagaatttctCTGTTCTACAAAAGTCTCAGGAGTTGAGCCTCTGaagaactaattaaaaaaaaaagaagctgggTGGCTGTAGGATTGGGAGTAACCAAATCATGCGTCTAGATGCCTtgatattttgaaattactttttcttatACTGGAAAACTGTGTCCTGTAAAAAACTGGATTTTCCAGATTCAGTGCAACCAGGTCAATAGACTCACTCCTTGTGTCAGTGTCACCCTGCTGTAAAAGTATTTCATATTTCCTCATAGAGCAGATATGACTAAATGCATGTAAGAGACAAGAGGGTCTTTGGTGATTTTTAAGAGCTGGAACTCCATTACTTAGAATTTAAGGGATGGTGAAAAATTGTCCAGAAGTCAAGGCAGATGTGGGTACGGATGCAGACAGATATCCAAGTGTACCACTGACCCTTGAAAAGTCCTTCTGATGTCATTCTGCAGAAGTACAGAATCGTGCCCTCTCCTCCAGaaaagtctttgctttgtttggttttggttttttctttttcccagttctttccCCGTGGATCAGGCCTTGGGCTGCAacacttgcctttttttttgcccagccTGTGTGTTAGTTTGAAGCTCTGGAAGTCCTTAGCCAGCACTGGCAGTTAGTTAGCCATCAAATATCTGTTCAAGGCAAGCAAGATCTGCATGGTAGGTCTTCATTTCCCTAACACTGACAGCTCTGGCATTGTCTTTTATCATTGCAAAAGTTGGTGAGTCTTTTACtgagggtttttgtttttttactcaCTTTCCTTAACTTGATGAGGTAGATTAGTAATTGCACAGTAATCCTGACAATGTATCTAATATTTTTTGGCAGTTTATACACATCAGAGCTCCAAATAGGTAAGGTCTCTTGGAGAAAAAGGTATCATGACTAGGAGCTGACTGACAACTATTTTGGTATAGTATGGTTAATTGAGTTTTTCTGGAGTTGATAAGGCAAATGACATCTAAACAGTATTTCTAATTCCAGCAGTTTTTATAATAGCAGTAGTTAAGTCATAAAGTAATTGTATGCCACTTGAATTAATTTGCAGGGCGACTGGTAGAGTTTTCTGcaataatatttaaagaaaaaaaaccacctcatgATTAGATAACTTTTTACAAATGTTATTTCCAATTaagtggatttttcttttttaaaaagtagcatGTCCACTAAAATTGTATATTG from Heliangelus exortis chromosome 1, bHelExo1.hap1, whole genome shotgun sequence harbors:
- the HIKESHI gene encoding protein Hikeshi isoform X1 is translated as MFGCLVAGRLVQAAPQQVAEDKFVFDIPDYENINHIVVFMLGTIPFPEGMGGSVYFCYPDPSGMAVWQLLGFVTNEKPSAIFKISGLKSGKGSQHPFGAMNLPQTPSVAQIGISVELLENLAQQTPVASAAVSSVDSFTEFTQKMLDNFYNFASSFAVTQAQMTPNPSEAFIPANVVLKWYENFQRRLTQNPLFWKT
- the HIKESHI gene encoding protein Hikeshi isoform X2, with the translated sequence MLGTIPFPEGMGGSVYFCYPDPSGMAVWQLLGFVTNEKPSAIFKISGLKSGKGSQHPFGAMNLPQTPSVAQIGISVELLENLAQQTPVASAAVSSVDSFTEFTQKMLDNFYNFASSFAVTQAQMTPNPSEAFIPANVVLKWYENFQRRLTQNPLFWKT